Proteins encoded in a region of the Vicia villosa cultivar HV-30 ecotype Madison, WI linkage group LG5, Vvil1.0, whole genome shotgun sequence genome:
- the LOC131602655 gene encoding uncharacterized protein LOC131602655, translating into MRRKLEAGVLRFLQSVEQASGMVETPSGSMQITIGKYHTLAISNSSVYSCGSSLCGALGQGSETTQLPALARISFPPLAHVTHVSASYNHAAFVMQSGEVYTCGDNSYFCCGHRDTNRAIFRPRLVESLKGIPCKQVKCRSYFHHHFC; encoded by the exons ATGCGGCGGAAATTGGAAGCGGGGGTTTTGAGGTTCTTGCAGTCTGTGGAACAAGCCTCTGGCATGGTTGAGACACCATCAGGAAGT ATGCAAATAACAATAGGAAAGTATCACACCTTAGCGATCAGCAACTCCTCGGTCTATTCATGTGGTTCTAGCTTGTGTGGTGCACTTGGTCAAGGGTCTGAAACAACACAGCTTCCAGCATTGGCCCGAATCAGTTTCCCACCTTTGGCGCATGTCACGCATGTTTCGGCCTCCTATAACCATGCAGCTTTTGTTATGCAATCTGGAGAG GTATACACTTGTGGAGATAATTCGTATTTCTGCTGTGGTCATAGAGATACAAATCGAGCAATTTTCAGGCCACGTCTTGTTGAATCCTTAAAGGGGATTCCTTGCAAGCAGGTAAAATGCAGatcatactttcatcatcacttTTGTTGA